The following nucleotide sequence is from uncultured Draconibacterium sp..
GTAATCCGATGATGTAAAAAATCTGGATTCCTTCGATACTTGTTAATAGATTACTTACGATCTTCATTTTACTTATTTTGTAGAGTTGTTAAAACGTAGCTTGTAAGCTGTGTGATTTGTTTCTCGGAATATTGCGTTTTATACGGCACCATCCCTTTGGCAACATTTCCTTCTGAAATAGAGTGGAAAACTTCGGCAGGAGAATTTCCGTGCAGCCACTCATCATCAACAAGGCTTGGGAAAGTTGCCAGCCCTTTTCCATCGGCTCCGTGACAAACCACACAGGTTGTTTCAAATATTTTCTGTCCGGCTTCCAAATCTTCAGCACTTTCCAAAAGCGTTACTTCTTTTAAATCTGTGGTATCGCTTGCTGAAGTTGATTCGTTTTCTGTACCATTTGACTGTTCAGAAATATCGCGACCCAGTTTGTGCATATAGGCAATCATTGCCACGATTTGCTTTTTCGCGTCGGTTTCAATACCTGATGCTTTTAAATCGGCAACAATTCCTTCGGCCTGAGTCATGTAATCGTCAATCGCTTTTTCGTCGAATCCTTCTTCGTAAGGTACGCCAAGCGTTTGCATTGCTCTGATCTTTTTCGGCGTTTGCGAAAGATCGACGTTTTTAACCGCCAGCCAGGCGTAATTTGGCATAATCGACTGTTCGTTCATTTTTTGCGGATCCATAAAGTGGTTGTAATGCCATGCCGCATTTTTATACATTGGTCCGCCAACTACTCCTGCACGAGCCAAATCGGGGCCGGTACGTTTCGAACCCCATTGGAACGGATAGTCGTAAACGAACTCGCCAATTTTCGAGTATTCGCCATATCGGTCGGTTTCCCAGCGGAACGGACGTACCATTTGCGAGTGACAAACGTAACAACCTTCTTTTACATACAGGTCTCGCCCTTCCAGTTCAAGCGGTGTATATGGTTTCACCGATTCGATGGTTGGTACATTTGATTTTATGAATATCATCGGAATAATTTCAACGGCTCCACCGATGGCTAATGCAATAAATACCCAGATAGAGAAACGAACAGCTCTTCTTTCCATCCAACGGTGAACGGTTTCTTTTACCGGATTTCTTGATCCTGCAAGAACCAGAGCCGGTGCTTCGGCAGGTTCGTCGTTAACAAAACTTCCGGCAGCCATTGTTTTTGCCAGGTTGTAAACCATGATAAGGAATCCAACCAGGAACAAAATACCTGCTACAATACGCGCCATGTACATCGGAATCAATTGAGTTACTGTTTCAAGGAAGTTTGGATACTGCAGGAAGCCTTCGTCGGTGAAGTTTCTCCACATTAACCATTGAGTAACTGCTGCCCAATAAAGTGGTATGGCATAAATTAAAATTGCCAGAGTTGATAACCAGAAGTGTGTATTTGCTAATTTCTCTGAGAATAGTTTTGACTTAAACAGTTTTGGAACCAGCCAATATAACATACCAAATACAAGACCGCCGTTCCAGCCCATTCCTCCAATGTGTACGTGAGCAATGGTCCAGTCGGTAAAGTGCGTAATTTGGTTTACTGATTTTAGCGACATCATCGGTCCTTCGAACGTTGACATACCGTAAGCGGTTACAGCCACTACCATAAATTTCAGCGCAGCGCTGTCGCGAACGCGATCCCAGGCACCACGAAGCGTGAGCAGACCGTTTATCATACCTCCCCAACTTGGTGCAATCAGCATTATCGAGAAAGTGGTTCCCAGAGCCTGCGCCCAGTTTGGCAGCGCCTGGTACAACAAGTGGTGTGGCCCGGCCCACATGTACAAAAATATCAGCGACCAAAAGTGAATGATCGACAGTTTGTACGAATAAATAGGGCGGTTGGCTGCTTTTGGCAGGTAATAATACATTAGCCCAAGAAACGGAGTTGTTAAGAAAAATGCCACAGCATTGTGTCCGTACCACCATTGTACAACCGCATCTTGTGCACCTGCATAAATCGAGTAACTTTTAAACAACGATATGGGCAGCTCAAAAGAGTTTACAACGTGCAACATTGCAACTCCAAGGAACGTAGCCAGGTACCACCAAATAGCTGCGTAAATGTGCTGAACACGACGAACAACAAGTGTTCCGATCATGTTCCACCCAAAAACAACCCAAATAATGGTTATCAAAATATCAATTGGCCATTCCAGTTCGGCATATTCTTTCGAAGTGGTAATTCCGGCAAGCAATGTAACAGCCGCCAGAACAATAATGGTTTGCCAGCCCCAAAAGTGGATTTTACTCAGCGTGTCGCTAAACATCCTGGTCTTTAGCAGTTTTTGCATAGAGTAGTAAACTCCGGCAAAAATGGCATTTCCTACAAATGCAAAAATAATGGCATTGGTATGCAGTGGTCTTACCCTTCCGAAAGTGGTAAATTCGAGACCAAAGTTGAATACTGGGAAGGCCAGTTGTGCCGCAGCAAGAATGCCCACCAGTACACCAACAACACCCCAAACCAGCGTAGCCAGAATAAACAACTTAACGATTTTGTTGTCGTAATTAAATTTTTGATTTTCCATGAGTTGGATAATTATTTTTTATTATTCTTTTTTTCTTCATTGGTTTCAGATTCCGATTCTACGTCGTCATCGTCAAAGAGTATCCGCATCGAAGGAGTCTCGCTGTCGTCGTACTGACCCGATCGAACCGACCAGATAAAAGCGCCCAAAAAAATGAGTGCTACCAATAAACTTACTCCTATAAGCAGATAAAAAATGTTCATTTATTCCTCTTTGCCGGCCCGGCTGATTTTAAAAATCTGAAATACAACATAGCCAATTGTTCCCCAGGCTCCCAAAACAGCTGCTAAATACGATAGCAGCAGCCAGGTTTGGATATTATCGTTGGTTGACCAAAGCACTTCTTCTTTAATCAGTACCGGAGTTGGTTTTGGTTGTCCTACTTTTGATGCGTCAAGAACTACATCTTCGGTAATAAATCCTTCACCTAGGTCGATAACCAGAGTTACCATTCCCTGCTCGTCACCTATAAGGGTTTCTGGAATAGCATATTCCGCGCGCCCTTCTTTGTTGGTAAGAACCTCTCCAATTGGTAGAGTGCCAAATGCTTTTTGTGCACCAATTGTAATAGGTGTTTCGGCCAATGCAACATAAACACTGTCTTTGTTCTTGTATTCGGCAAAAACTTCCACAATACGCTCGGCTTCGTTTACCGATGCTAGCACCTTAGCTTTTTTCGGCGGTTCTTCCACTAATACAGGTTCAGTTTCAGCATTGTAATTGCGAATGTAATTTACCAGTCGCCAGCGGTCATCTTCCGAAATGGTGGTTTCAAACTGCGGCATCCCGCCACGTCCGTGTGTAATTTTATAAAAGAGCTCGCCTTCGGTATTGGCTTGCATAACATCGCTGGTAATATCGGGTGGGGGAGGAACCAATGGTAATCCGTTGTTTTTACCCGGGTCGCCATGACACGATTTACAGTTTAGTAAATAAAGGTCTTTTCCTTTTTGAACGTTGGCAAGATTATATTCTGATGGATTCTCAAGGTTCTTCTGATCTTCAGGAACCAGCCATTCCTGCGCCATTCCCTGCTGTGCAAGAAAAAAGATTGCTACAACTAATAATTTGATCTTCATGGTCTTTTTATTTTTTCGGTTCAGCAAGAATTTCTTTGTCAATACCTTTTTCTTCGGCATATTCCCAAATGGTAATTACCGGAAACATTTTTGCCAGCACCGTTATAATTAGCAGAGCCGCCATAAAAGAGAAGATGGTAATCATTATTTCGATACTTGTTGGCGAATAATGTTTGAAATAATCGGGAACATTTTGCACCGGTAAAAATGGGTGCTCTAACGTTGGAATAACAATAATGTATCGTTTCATCCAC
It contains:
- the ccoN gene encoding cytochrome-c oxidase, cbb3-type subunit I, which gives rise to MENQKFNYDNKIVKLFILATLVWGVVGVLVGILAAAQLAFPVFNFGLEFTTFGRVRPLHTNAIIFAFVGNAIFAGVYYSMQKLLKTRMFSDTLSKIHFWGWQTIIVLAAVTLLAGITTSKEYAELEWPIDILITIIWVVFGWNMIGTLVVRRVQHIYAAIWWYLATFLGVAMLHVVNSFELPISLFKSYSIYAGAQDAVVQWWYGHNAVAFFLTTPFLGLMYYYLPKAANRPIYSYKLSIIHFWSLIFLYMWAGPHHLLYQALPNWAQALGTTFSIMLIAPSWGGMINGLLTLRGAWDRVRDSAALKFMVVAVTAYGMSTFEGPMMSLKSVNQITHFTDWTIAHVHIGGMGWNGGLVFGMLYWLVPKLFKSKLFSEKLANTHFWLSTLAILIYAIPLYWAAVTQWLMWRNFTDEGFLQYPNFLETVTQLIPMYMARIVAGILFLVGFLIMVYNLAKTMAAGSFVNDEPAEAPALVLAGSRNPVKETVHRWMERRAVRFSIWVFIALAIGGAVEIIPMIFIKSNVPTIESVKPYTPLELEGRDLYVKEGCYVCHSQMVRPFRWETDRYGEYSKIGEFVYDYPFQWGSKRTGPDLARAGVVGGPMYKNAAWHYNHFMDPQKMNEQSIMPNYAWLAVKNVDLSQTPKKIRAMQTLGVPYEEGFDEKAIDDYMTQAEGIVADLKASGIETDAKKQIVAMIAYMHKLGRDISEQSNGTENESTSASDTTDLKEVTLLESAEDLEAGQKIFETTCVVCHGADGKGLATFPSLVDDEWLHGNSPAEVFHSISEGNVAKGMVPYKTQYSEKQITQLTSYVLTTLQNK
- the ccoS gene encoding cbb3-type cytochrome oxidase assembly protein CcoS; translated protein: MNIFYLLIGVSLLVALIFLGAFIWSVRSGQYDDSETPSMRILFDDDDVESESETNEEKKNNKK
- a CDS encoding cytochrome c; this translates as MKIKLLVVAIFFLAQQGMAQEWLVPEDQKNLENPSEYNLANVQKGKDLYLLNCKSCHGDPGKNNGLPLVPPPPDITSDVMQANTEGELFYKITHGRGGMPQFETTISEDDRWRLVNYIRNYNAETEPVLVEEPPKKAKVLASVNEAERIVEVFAEYKNKDSVYVALAETPITIGAQKAFGTLPIGEVLTNKEGRAEYAIPETLIGDEQGMVTLVIDLGEGFITEDVVLDASKVGQPKPTPVLIKEEVLWSTNDNIQTWLLLSYLAAVLGAWGTIGYVVFQIFKISRAGKEE